The following are encoded in a window of Gramella sp. MT6 genomic DNA:
- a CDS encoding polysaccharide biosynthesis/export family protein, giving the protein MRFKSFLFLFAFLLALTSCVSTKQMSYLQEYEEEVDSIIQVQRLRKPYRIQTGDLLSIRVKALDQDIVGMFNPIGSENPNATTEEAVYFDGFTVDDHGNIRVPTMGEINVLGFTEKEVREKIEKKLLEEYFKKEANIFVTVKLAGIRYTTLGEINQGTNVIYKEQVTIMEAIANAGGITDYGDRENVQIIRQYPQGEEVHIIDVTDINALKSPYYYIQPNDMIVVNPLPRKALGFGTTGLEVFRTVVSLVTLATSVYFLTTR; this is encoded by the coding sequence ATGCGATTCAAATCTTTTTTGTTTTTATTCGCTTTCCTACTAGCTCTAACCTCCTGCGTATCTACAAAGCAGATGTCCTATCTTCAAGAATATGAAGAGGAGGTGGATAGCATTATCCAGGTTCAGCGTTTACGCAAACCATATAGAATCCAGACCGGAGACCTTTTAAGTATACGAGTCAAAGCTTTGGATCAGGATATTGTTGGAATGTTTAATCCTATAGGAAGTGAGAATCCAAACGCTACCACGGAGGAGGCGGTGTATTTTGATGGTTTCACGGTAGATGATCATGGAAATATCCGGGTTCCAACTATGGGCGAAATAAATGTGCTTGGATTTACTGAAAAAGAAGTTCGAGAGAAAATAGAAAAAAAATTGCTTGAAGAATACTTCAAGAAAGAAGCAAATATATTCGTTACCGTAAAGTTAGCAGGAATAAGATACACCACCTTAGGGGAAATAAATCAAGGAACAAATGTAATTTATAAGGAGCAAGTGACCATAATGGAGGCAATTGCTAATGCTGGTGGTATTACAGATTATGGTGATAGGGAGAATGTTCAGATCATCCGGCAGTATCCCCAGGGAGAGGAAGTTCATATTATAGATGTAACTGATATTAATGCTTTAAAAAGTCCTTATTACTATATACAGCCTAATGATATGATCGTGGTGAATCCATTACCAAGAAAGGCTCTTGGATTTGGTACTACCGGTCTTGAGGTTTTTAGAACAGTAGTGAGCCTGGTAACTTTAGCAACATCAGTTTATTTCTTAACAACCAGATAA
- a CDS encoding ABC-F family ATP-binding cassette domain-containing protein yields the protein MNYLSVENIAKSYGERRLFENISFGINKDQKVGFVAKNGTGKTSLLNILAGTDTPDEGQVIYRNDIRVAFLSQEPNLDPELTIEQSIFTSENPTLKVVAQYEKAMQNPEDADALQKAMDAMEANNAWDFETEFKQILFKLNLQDLQAVVKNLSGGQKKRLALARMLLKKPDFIILDEPTNHLDLDMIEWLEEYFRKEDFTIFMVTHDRYFLERVCNEIIELEDGKLYTYKGNYSYYLDKKEERHQLEATNTGKAHQLYKKELEWMRRQPKARTTKSKSRIEDFHDIKHRASQRRLDHKVQLELNMERMGSKIVELHNISKELGGKNLISNFDYNFKKGERVGIIGKNGTGKSTFLNMLTGNMEPDTGKIIIGETVKFGYYTQKGIKIKPGQKVIEVIKEFGDYIPLKKGRQISAEQLLERFLFDRKKQYDFVEKLSGGEKKRLYLCTVLIQNPNFLILDEPTNDLDVLTLNVLENFLLDFPGCIIVVSHDRYFMDKITDHLFVFKGEGEVTDFPGNYTDYREYEASKPKLEKTSSEETQTKKEKKEFKSNSSGPSLSYAEKKEYGKLEKEIARLEKKKEEVQQKFLKELDAEEIAENSVKLKEIENDIESKTERWFELMEKLES from the coding sequence ATGAATTATCTTTCAGTAGAAAATATAGCCAAATCGTACGGTGAACGCAGACTTTTTGAAAATATTAGTTTCGGAATTAATAAAGATCAAAAAGTTGGTTTTGTCGCCAAGAATGGAACCGGAAAAACCAGTTTATTAAATATTCTGGCGGGTACTGATACCCCAGATGAGGGACAGGTGATCTACCGCAACGATATTCGGGTAGCTTTTCTCTCCCAGGAACCAAATCTGGATCCCGAACTAACTATCGAGCAAAGCATCTTTACAAGCGAAAACCCAACGCTTAAAGTAGTTGCGCAATACGAGAAGGCCATGCAAAACCCTGAAGATGCCGATGCCCTTCAGAAAGCTATGGATGCCATGGAGGCAAATAACGCATGGGATTTTGAAACTGAATTTAAACAGATTCTTTTCAAGCTTAATTTGCAGGACCTACAGGCAGTGGTAAAAAACCTTTCTGGAGGTCAGAAAAAACGTCTTGCTCTGGCAAGGATGCTGCTAAAAAAGCCTGATTTCATTATCCTGGATGAACCTACCAACCATCTTGATCTTGATATGATAGAATGGCTGGAAGAATATTTCAGAAAGGAAGATTTTACCATTTTCATGGTCACTCACGACCGGTATTTCTTAGAAAGGGTTTGTAATGAGATCATTGAACTCGAAGATGGAAAGCTTTATACCTACAAAGGAAACTACTCTTATTACCTGGACAAAAAAGAGGAAAGACATCAGCTGGAAGCGACCAATACGGGTAAAGCTCACCAATTATACAAGAAGGAATTGGAGTGGATGCGCCGTCAACCCAAGGCACGTACCACCAAATCCAAATCCCGAATCGAAGATTTCCACGATATAAAACACAGGGCGAGTCAGCGCAGGCTTGACCATAAAGTTCAGCTTGAACTCAATATGGAGCGCATGGGAAGCAAGATCGTGGAGCTTCATAATATCTCAAAGGAACTGGGAGGCAAGAACCTCATCAGTAATTTTGATTATAACTTTAAAAAGGGTGAACGTGTCGGGATCATTGGAAAAAATGGAACCGGAAAATCCACCTTCCTGAATATGCTTACCGGGAATATGGAACCCGATACCGGAAAGATCATCATTGGTGAAACGGTGAAATTTGGTTACTACACCCAGAAAGGCATCAAGATCAAACCCGGCCAGAAGGTTATTGAGGTCATCAAGGAATTTGGAGATTATATCCCTTTGAAAAAAGGCAGACAGATCTCGGCGGAACAGCTTCTTGAAAGATTTCTTTTTGATAGAAAAAAGCAATATGACTTTGTTGAAAAATTAAGTGGGGGAGAAAAAAAGCGTCTTTACCTTTGCACTGTTCTTATCCAGAATCCTAACTTTCTCATTCTGGATGAGCCTACCAACGACCTGGATGTTTTAACCCTGAACGTTCTGGAGAACTTCCTGCTCGATTTCCCTGGCTGCATTATCGTGGTTTCTCACGACAGGTATTTCATGGATAAGATCACAGATCACCTTTTTGTATTCAAGGGGGAAGGTGAAGTAACCGATTTTCCTGGGAATTATACAGATTACAGGGAGTATGAAGCTTCCAAACCTAAATTAGAAAAAACTTCTTCTGAAGAAACCCAGACCAAAAAGGAAAAGAAAGAATTCAAATCTAACAGCTCCGGCCCTTCCTTAAGCTATGCTGAAAAGAAAGAATACGGTAAACTGGAAAAAGAGATCGCTAGACTGGAAAAAAAGAAGGAAGAGGTTCAGCAGAAATTTCTGAAAGAATTAGATGCTGAGGAGATCGCAGAAAATTCAGTAAAGTTAAAGGAAATTGAAAATGACATTGAGTCAAAAACCGAAAGATGGTTTGAATTAATGGAAAAACTCGAATCTTAG
- a CDS encoding tyrosine-protein kinase yields the protein MAQEDDHISDVGSTFDFKGFILKVISYWKLILLSVGISLAVAYYNNVRKLPVYQLSNTISIKDDQNPFFTSNTSLTFNWGGTSDKVSTAITILGSRSHNEEVVEKLQFYINYLEDGEYQRVDAYGKTPFKIEADTSAFQANNIQLTIQMLNDNSFNMKVKLPESLYRTNYETKEIDTRIIEARDFDRNYKIGEHISLPFFSGIIQRTGQPLQSGKNFYVSFADFNGSVGRYRGVSVTPNANGSSVLILSQVGLNKSRIVDYLNGSVSVLSENMLERKNLFATKTIRFIDSSLAVQAEQLKLVQNELNQFRDENSILDISAESGKISGKLAELDIQKENIRRQLSYYENLESYLQTRTDYSNVPAPSVAGISEGSISGGVSKIIQLAEERQNYQYTLKENSPVFDDIDRQINSVKSILLENINSSKGLIRRELNDVNSKIANLEKEVKKLPQDEQDLLKIQRKYAINERTYNMFLEKRSEAGLIKAANVSDVLVIDPAKDTGGGRIGPDTQLNYVMAVLVGGLIPLTFVFLLVFLNTNIHNAQEITRLSPIPILGLIGRNKVDSNLAVFTSPKTSISESFRGLRSSLQFMYKSQGVIGSKTVLITSSVSGEGKTFCAMNLATVFALSEKKTVLVGVDLRKPKIFNDFELNNDLGIVNYLIDQASYGEIIQQSKIPYLDVITSGPVPPNPSELLLTKKMDELIEDLKKEYDYIILDTPPIGMVADALNLVKHADATLYMVRQDYTKRGMLETINQKYNKGEIKNISFVLNHFVHSAKYGYGYGYGYGYGYGYGYNRYAKGYYGAAPTRISQVKDSWRKLMRNFE from the coding sequence ATGGCACAAGAAGATGATCATATTTCAGATGTAGGATCCACTTTCGATTTTAAGGGTTTTATCTTAAAGGTAATAAGTTATTGGAAACTCATTCTACTTTCTGTTGGGATTAGCCTGGCTGTGGCATACTACAATAATGTTCGTAAATTACCGGTATATCAATTAAGCAATACCATTTCCATAAAAGATGATCAAAACCCATTTTTCACTTCTAATACCAGCTTAACTTTTAACTGGGGTGGTACTTCAGACAAAGTTAGTACGGCTATTACAATTTTAGGATCCAGGTCTCATAACGAGGAGGTTGTTGAGAAACTTCAATTTTACATTAATTATCTTGAGGATGGCGAATACCAAAGGGTAGATGCATATGGAAAGACTCCATTCAAAATTGAAGCAGACACCTCTGCTTTTCAGGCAAATAATATTCAGTTGACTATTCAAATGTTAAATGATAATTCATTTAACATGAAAGTAAAACTTCCAGAAAGTCTTTACAGAACTAACTATGAGACTAAAGAGATTGATACCAGAATCATTGAAGCAAGAGATTTTGATCGTAACTATAAAATCGGAGAACATATCAGCCTTCCATTTTTTTCAGGAATAATTCAAAGAACTGGGCAACCCTTACAAAGCGGTAAAAATTTCTATGTTAGCTTTGCTGATTTTAATGGATCTGTAGGAAGGTATCGAGGAGTTTCAGTAACACCAAATGCGAACGGATCCTCAGTTTTGATCCTCAGTCAGGTAGGACTCAATAAGTCAAGAATTGTTGATTATCTTAATGGTTCTGTATCGGTATTAAGCGAAAATATGCTTGAGCGTAAAAATCTATTTGCAACTAAAACCATACGTTTTATTGACAGTAGTCTAGCGGTTCAGGCAGAACAATTAAAACTGGTCCAAAACGAACTTAATCAATTTAGAGATGAAAACTCTATCCTAGATATTTCGGCGGAAAGCGGAAAGATATCTGGAAAACTTGCAGAGCTAGACATTCAAAAAGAAAATATTAGGAGACAATTATCTTATTATGAGAATCTGGAATCTTATTTACAAACTCGAACAGATTATTCAAATGTTCCAGCTCCTTCGGTAGCCGGTATTAGTGAGGGTAGTATTTCAGGAGGAGTCTCTAAAATTATCCAGTTGGCTGAAGAGCGACAAAATTATCAATATACTTTAAAGGAGAATTCTCCAGTTTTTGACGATATAGACCGGCAAATTAATTCCGTAAAATCAATTTTACTTGAAAATATTAATTCTTCTAAGGGTTTGATCAGACGTGAGTTAAATGATGTAAACTCTAAAATTGCAAATCTTGAAAAGGAGGTTAAAAAACTTCCACAAGATGAACAGGACCTTTTAAAGATCCAACGAAAATATGCGATTAATGAGCGAACCTATAACATGTTTCTTGAAAAACGTAGTGAAGCTGGACTTATAAAAGCAGCGAACGTTAGTGATGTTCTAGTCATTGACCCAGCAAAAGATACCGGTGGAGGAAGGATTGGACCTGATACCCAGCTTAATTATGTAATGGCAGTATTGGTTGGGGGCCTTATCCCGTTGACCTTTGTATTTCTGCTAGTATTCTTAAATACCAATATTCATAATGCCCAGGAAATAACCCGACTTTCACCTATCCCAATATTAGGCCTCATCGGGAGGAATAAAGTAGACTCTAATCTGGCTGTATTTACTTCCCCGAAAACTTCTATATCGGAAAGTTTTCGAGGACTTCGATCCAGTTTACAATTTATGTATAAAAGTCAGGGAGTAATAGGTTCTAAAACAGTTTTAATTACCTCTTCAGTTTCAGGTGAAGGAAAAACTTTCTGTGCCATGAACTTGGCTACTGTTTTTGCCCTTAGCGAAAAGAAAACAGTTCTGGTTGGTGTCGATCTTAGGAAGCCAAAAATTTTCAATGATTTTGAACTCAATAATGATCTTGGAATAGTTAATTATCTAATAGATCAGGCTTCATACGGTGAGATAATTCAGCAAAGCAAGATACCTTACTTGGATGTAATTACCTCTGGACCAGTGCCGCCTAATCCTTCTGAATTGCTTCTTACAAAGAAGATGGATGAACTTATTGAGGATTTGAAAAAGGAATATGATTATATCATACTTGACACTCCTCCGATAGGGATGGTAGCAGATGCTCTCAACCTCGTTAAACATGCAGATGCGACCCTTTATATGGTACGCCAGGATTATACCAAAAGAGGAATGCTGGAGACAATCAACCAGAAATATAATAAAGGTGAAATAAAGAATATTAGTTTTGTATTGAACCACTTTGTACATAGTGCTAAATATGGTTATGGTTACGGTTATGGTTATGGATATGGTTATGGATATGGTTATAACCGGTATGCCAAAGGCTATTATGGTGCGGCACCAACTAGAATATCCCAGGTAAAAGATTCCTGGAGAAAATTAATGCGAAATTTTGAATAA
- a CDS encoding class I SAM-dependent methyltransferase, whose protein sequence is MYFQIKAYLQFLFKSQNQHGLHSPFVYELVTKCFYDKKDHKGYHLIKNYRNDLLRNKDLIEVTDFGAGSRVFKSNLRPVFSIAKNAGVTLHRAKLLYRLTKYLKIDKALELGTSLGIASSAIGANEGTELTTIEGCPETANIARKQFEKYQLNNITLRVNEFEPELDRLVQENHKFDLIYFDGNHQKQATLNYFEKLLPASHNDSVFIFDDIHWSAGMEEAWEEIKRHPKVQVTIDTFQWGLVFFRQEQVKQHFRIRL, encoded by the coding sequence GTGTATTTTCAAATCAAAGCATACTTACAATTCCTTTTTAAATCCCAGAACCAACACGGGCTCCACTCACCTTTTGTCTATGAATTGGTAACAAAATGTTTTTATGACAAAAAAGATCATAAAGGCTACCACCTGATCAAAAATTACAGAAATGATCTGTTAAGGAATAAGGATCTCATCGAAGTCACAGATTTTGGTGCTGGCAGCCGTGTTTTTAAATCTAATCTCAGGCCAGTATTTTCTATAGCGAAAAATGCCGGGGTCACTTTGCACCGGGCAAAATTGCTATACCGGTTAACCAAATACCTTAAGATCGATAAAGCATTAGAACTTGGTACCTCCCTGGGAATAGCTTCCTCAGCCATCGGTGCTAATGAAGGTACCGAACTTACGACCATAGAAGGCTGTCCTGAAACCGCAAATATCGCCAGAAAGCAGTTTGAGAAATATCAGCTAAATAATATAACGCTCAGAGTAAATGAATTTGAACCGGAATTAGATCGTCTGGTTCAGGAGAACCATAAGTTCGACTTAATTTATTTCGACGGAAATCATCAGAAGCAAGCTACCTTAAATTATTTTGAAAAATTACTTCCAGCCTCTCATAATGATTCAGTATTTATTTTTGATGATATTCACTGGTCAGCAGGAATGGAAGAAGCCTGGGAAGAAATTAAAAGACACCCAAAGGTTCAGGTGACCATAGATACTTTTCAATGGGGTCTTGTATTTTTCAGACAGGAACAGGTAAAACAGCATTTTAGGATAAGATTGTAA
- a CDS encoding ABC transporter ATP-binding protein — MSKVIEIRNITRDFPLGQEVVKVLKGIDLDIDRGEYVAFMGPSGSGKSTLMNLLGCLDTPTSGSYILNGKDVSKMSDDELAEIRNKEIGFVFQTFNLLPRTTALDNVALPMVYAGASKSERIERAEDVLRSVGLGDRMDHKPNQLSGGQRQRVAVGRALVNKPSIILADEPTGNLDSKTSVEIMNLFDEIHAAGNTVILVTHEEDIAEHAHRIIRLKDGMVESDERKSVARIR, encoded by the coding sequence ATGAGCAAAGTAATAGAGATTCGCAATATCACCAGGGATTTCCCTCTGGGACAGGAAGTGGTAAAGGTTTTAAAGGGTATAGACCTGGATATAGATCGCGGAGAATATGTTGCTTTTATGGGACCTTCCGGTTCTGGAAAATCTACTTTAATGAACCTGCTTGGATGCCTGGACACGCCAACTTCAGGATCCTATATCTTGAATGGAAAGGACGTTAGCAAGATGAGCGATGATGAACTTGCCGAGATCAGGAATAAAGAAATAGGTTTCGTGTTTCAAACCTTTAATTTACTTCCAAGAACTACAGCTCTGGATAATGTAGCCTTGCCTATGGTTTACGCAGGGGCATCTAAATCTGAAAGAATAGAAAGAGCTGAAGATGTTCTAAGAAGTGTGGGACTAGGTGACCGTATGGATCACAAACCCAATCAGCTTTCTGGAGGGCAAAGACAACGTGTTGCTGTTGGCCGTGCCCTGGTTAATAAACCTTCTATAATTCTGGCCGATGAACCTACGGGTAACCTGGATTCTAAAACATCTGTAGAGATCATGAATCTTTTTGATGAAATTCATGCTGCCGGGAATACCGTAATTCTCGTAACTCACGAGGAGGATATTGCCGAACATGCACACAGGATCATCAGACTAAAAGATGGAATGGTAGAAAGTGATGAAAGAAAATCAGTCGCTAGGATACGCTAA